A single window of Mycolicibacterium madagascariense DNA harbors:
- a CDS encoding DoxX family protein gives MTSLHPASANASSQKTAQRMGAMLVGMGALHFVAPKPFDQIVPAELPGTPRFYTLASGVAEAGTGAMLLMPRTRRLGALAAVALFIGVFPANINSVRVLWNKGWPARIGTIARLPLQYPMITQALKVYRNTPR, from the coding sequence ATGACCTCCCTGCACCCAGCATCCGCGAACGCCTCCAGCCAGAAGACCGCTCAGCGGATGGGCGCCATGCTCGTCGGCATGGGCGCGCTGCACTTCGTCGCTCCCAAGCCGTTCGATCAGATCGTGCCCGCCGAGCTGCCGGGGACGCCGCGCTTCTACACATTGGCTTCCGGCGTCGCCGAGGCCGGGACGGGGGCGATGCTGCTGATGCCTCGGACCCGCCGCCTCGGTGCTCTGGCCGCGGTCGCGCTGTTCATCGGAGTGTTCCCGGCCAACATCAATTCGGTGCGCGTGCTGTGGAACAAGGGCTGGCCCGCCCGCATCGGCACGATCGCGCGGCTGCCGCTGCAGTACCCCATGATCACCCAGGCGCTCAAGGTGTACCGCAACACGCCTCGCTAG
- the mrx1 gene encoding mycoredoxin Mrx1: MTANEAQLTMYSTTWCGYCARLKTALKSAGIGYAEVDIEADPAAAEFVGSVNGGNHVVPTVKFADGSTLTNPSLKQVQAKLAA, from the coding sequence ATGACAGCCAACGAAGCCCAGCTGACCATGTACTCCACGACCTGGTGCGGCTACTGCGCGCGACTCAAGACGGCCCTGAAGTCCGCAGGCATCGGCTACGCCGAGGTCGACATCGAGGCCGATCCCGCGGCCGCCGAGTTCGTCGGGTCGGTCAATGGTGGCAACCACGTGGTCCCGACGGTGAAGTTCGCCGACGGGTCGACGCTGACCAATCCGAGCCTCAAGCAGGTCCAGGCCAAGCTCGCCGCCTGA
- a CDS encoding ATP-dependent helicase, which yields MHALPGACDVPRPGCTKRPLVSERFSPAELAEALGIFAPTDEQAAVIAAPPGPLVVIAGAGAGKTETMAARVVWLVANGHARPGEVLGLTFTRKAAGQLLRRVRTRLSRLAGAGLIPGGGPDVDEHPTIGTYHAFAGTLLREHGLLLPVEPSTRLIGATELWQLAFRVVCEYPTALDTEKSPAAITAMVLRLAGQLAEHLVDTDQLRDTHVELERLVHTLPPGPRQRDTGPSQALLKMLAVQDERTEIVPLVDALHQRMRAENVMDFGMQMAAAARLAERFPRVGEQLRQRYRVVLLDEYQDTGHAQRVALSSLFGGGVDDELALTAVGDPIQSIYGWRGASATNLPRFTTDFCLSDGTPAPTLELRTSWRNPPRALHLANAVSAEARRRSVAVRELLPRPGAQPGTISCALLSDVSVERDWLADELAQRYHGAVAAGADLSTTAVLVRRNADAAPIADALTARGVPVEVVGLSGLLSIPEVADVVAMLRLTADPTAGSAAVRILTGPRWRLGAADVAALWRRAVELDSATASAADRSSTTHIVASAGPDADRACLADAICHPGAPDRYSAAGHARITALGRELTALRAQLHHPLPELIAEIRWTLGVDAEVRAAQSLSTGWGGTEHLDAFADVAAEFASRPSASVGGFLAFLDAAMDVENGLAPAEITVAKDRVQILTVHAAKGLEWQVVAVPHLSGRVFPSTGSARTWLSDPGDLPPLLRGDRASVSEHGVPVLDTSDVCDRKALTDAITAHRKSLDQRRIDEERRLLYVALTRAEDTLMLSGHHWGATESTPRGPSDFLLEIKDVIDRTTAAGDPCGVVEQWAPAPADGDVNPLRDNVIERAWPVDALGADRRWVDRGAELVTRAMAAGPSAAAAGPDVEGWVADVDALLAERAQAQTQPAAVLPPQLSVSALVDLGRDRDGALRRLQRRLPVRPDPQALLGTAFHEWVQRFFHAERLFDLEDLPGAVDGELGRVEAERLAELQSAFALSPWASRIPIQVEVPFDMIIGTTVVRGRIDAVFADDDGGVTVLDWKTGDPPSTPEALQHNAIQLAVYRLAWAETSGMPVGSVRAAFHYVRSGRTVAQEGLPDADALAGLLQPPSEACCGTP from the coding sequence CTGCACGCACTGCCCGGTGCGTGCGACGTGCCCCGCCCAGGATGCACTAAAAGGCCGCTCGTGAGTGAGAGATTCAGCCCGGCCGAGCTCGCCGAGGCGCTGGGCATCTTCGCCCCGACCGACGAGCAGGCCGCCGTCATCGCCGCCCCGCCGGGACCGCTGGTCGTGATCGCCGGCGCGGGGGCGGGCAAGACGGAGACGATGGCCGCCCGCGTCGTGTGGCTCGTCGCCAACGGCCACGCCCGCCCCGGCGAGGTGCTCGGGCTGACGTTCACCCGCAAGGCGGCCGGGCAGCTGCTGCGGCGCGTGCGCACCAGGCTGTCCCGGCTGGCCGGTGCGGGACTGATCCCCGGTGGCGGCCCGGACGTCGACGAGCATCCGACGATCGGGACCTATCACGCGTTCGCGGGCACCCTGCTGCGCGAGCATGGCCTGCTGCTGCCGGTGGAGCCGTCGACGCGGCTGATCGGTGCAACGGAGCTGTGGCAGTTGGCGTTTCGCGTCGTGTGCGAGTACCCGACGGCGCTGGACACCGAGAAGTCACCGGCCGCCATCACGGCGATGGTGCTGCGGTTGGCCGGTCAGCTGGCCGAGCATCTCGTCGACACCGACCAGCTGCGTGACACCCACGTCGAGCTGGAGCGATTGGTGCACACGCTGCCGCCGGGTCCGCGCCAGCGTGACACCGGGCCCAGCCAGGCGCTGCTGAAGATGCTCGCCGTCCAGGACGAGCGCACCGAGATCGTCCCGCTCGTCGACGCCCTGCACCAGCGGATGCGCGCGGAGAACGTCATGGACTTCGGCATGCAGATGGCCGCGGCCGCCCGCCTCGCCGAGAGATTTCCCCGGGTGGGCGAGCAGCTGCGTCAGCGCTACCGGGTGGTGTTGCTCGACGAGTACCAGGACACCGGGCACGCGCAGCGGGTCGCGCTGTCGTCGCTGTTCGGCGGCGGAGTCGACGACGAGCTGGCGCTGACCGCCGTCGGTGATCCCATCCAGTCGATCTACGGCTGGCGGGGTGCGTCGGCGACCAACCTGCCGCGGTTCACCACGGACTTCTGCCTGTCCGACGGCACCCCCGCACCGACGTTGGAGTTGCGCACCAGCTGGCGCAACCCGCCACGGGCCCTGCACCTGGCCAACGCCGTGTCCGCCGAGGCGCGCCGCCGGTCGGTGGCCGTGCGCGAGCTGCTTCCACGTCCCGGCGCGCAACCGGGCACCATCTCGTGCGCCCTGCTGAGCGACGTGTCCGTCGAAAGGGATTGGCTCGCCGACGAATTGGCGCAGCGGTACCACGGTGCCGTCGCCGCGGGCGCCGACCTGTCGACGACGGCGGTGCTGGTGCGGCGCAACGCCGACGCCGCGCCGATCGCCGACGCCCTGACCGCCCGCGGCGTGCCCGTCGAGGTGGTCGGGCTGTCGGGTCTGCTGTCGATACCCGAGGTCGCCGACGTGGTCGCGATGCTGCGGCTGACGGCCGACCCCACCGCGGGTTCGGCGGCCGTGCGGATCCTCACCGGCCCGCGCTGGCGGCTGGGCGCCGCGGACGTCGCCGCACTGTGGCGTCGGGCGGTGGAACTGGACTCGGCCACCGCGTCCGCCGCCGACCGGTCGTCGACGACGCACATCGTCGCATCGGCCGGGCCCGACGCCGACCGCGCGTGCCTGGCCGACGCGATCTGTCACCCCGGCGCGCCGGACCGGTACTCGGCCGCGGGCCACGCCCGCATCACGGCGCTGGGTCGCGAGCTGACGGCCCTGCGGGCGCAGCTGCACCATCCCCTGCCGGAGCTGATCGCCGAGATCCGATGGACGCTGGGGGTGGACGCCGAAGTCCGTGCGGCGCAATCGCTCTCGACCGGGTGGGGTGGCACCGAACACCTCGACGCGTTCGCCGACGTGGCGGCAGAGTTCGCCAGCCGGCCGTCGGCGTCGGTTGGCGGGTTCCTCGCGTTCCTCGACGCGGCGATGGACGTCGAGAACGGGTTGGCGCCCGCCGAGATCACGGTGGCGAAGGACCGCGTGCAGATCCTCACCGTGCACGCCGCCAAGGGTTTGGAGTGGCAGGTGGTGGCGGTGCCGCATCTCAGCGGGCGGGTGTTCCCGTCGACGGGCTCGGCGCGGACCTGGCTCAGCGACCCCGGTGACCTGCCGCCGCTGCTGCGGGGCGACCGCGCCTCGGTGTCCGAGCACGGCGTGCCGGTGCTCGACACGTCCGACGTGTGCGACCGAAAGGCCTTGACCGACGCGATCACCGCGCACCGCAAATCCCTCGACCAGCGCCGCATCGACGAGGAACGCCGCCTGCTGTACGTTGCGCTGACCCGCGCCGAGGACACGCTGATGCTGTCGGGTCACCACTGGGGTGCCACCGAGTCCACGCCGCGCGGGCCGTCGGACTTCCTGCTCGAGATCAAGGACGTGATCGATCGCACCACGGCCGCCGGTGATCCCTGCGGCGTCGTCGAGCAGTGGGCGCCCGCGCCTGCCGATGGGGACGTCAACCCGTTGCGCGACAACGTCATCGAACGGGCGTGGCCGGTCGATGCGCTGGGCGCCGACCGTCGGTGGGTCGATCGCGGCGCCGAACTGGTCACCCGGGCCATGGCGGCCGGGCCGTCGGCTGCGGCTGCCGGACCCGACGTCGAGGGCTGGGTCGCCGACGTGGACGCGCTGCTCGCCGAGCGCGCGCAGGCGCAGACGCAGCCGGCCGCGGTGCTGCCGCCGCAACTGTCGGTGAGCGCGCTGGTGGACCTCGGCCGTGATCGCGACGGGGCATTGCGCCGACTGCAGCGCCGGCTGCCCGTTCGCCCGGACCCGCAGGCGTTGCTCGGCACGGCGTTCCACGAGTGGGTGCAGCGCTTCTTCCACGCCGAGCGGCTGTTCGACCTCGAGGACCTTCCGGGGGCGGTCGACGGCGAACTGGGTCGCGTCGAGGCCGAGCGGCTGGCCGAATTGCAGAGCGCGTTCGCGCTGTCGCCGTGGGCGTCGCGCATCCCCATTCAGGTCGAGGTGCCGTTCGACATGATCATCGGCACGACCGTGGTGCGCGGCAGGATCGACGCGGTCTTCGCCGACGACGACGGCGGGGTGACCGTGCTCGACTGGAAGACCGGCGATCCGCCGTCCACACCGGAAGCGTTGCAGCACAACGCGATTCAGCTCGCCGTCTACCGGTTGGCCTGGGCCGAGACGTCGGGCATGCCGGTGGGATCGGTGCGCGCGGCCTTCCACTACGTGCGCAGCGGCCGCACGGTCGCGCAGGAGGGCCTGCCCGACGCCGACGCGCTGGCCGGGCTGCTGCAGCCCCCTAGCGAGGCGTGTTGCGGTACACCTTGA
- a CDS encoding potassium channel family protein, with protein MAKGRLRRRLAALDQTLTTQPDHALVGTLRIPETPVSPARKIAMRVLYALGALFAAVAIVYLDRNGYRDVQGNALSLLDCLYYATVSLSTTGYGDITPFTPSARLINVLVITPLRVAFLIVLIGTTVETLTEASRQTLKIQQWRRRVRDHTVVVGYGTKGKTAVAAMIGDGAQSNEIVIVDTDRAALDRADKAGLVTVHGDANRADVLRLAGAQHATAIVVATNNDPTAVLVTLTARELAPRAKIIASIREAENQHLLRQSGADSVVVSSETAGRLLGMAAKTPTVVEMIEDLLTPDAGFAIAERDVTTKEVGGSARHLPDIVLGVVRGGQLVRVDDPEVDAMELGDRLLYIRNAEGSR; from the coding sequence GTGGCCAAGGGTAGGTTGCGTCGTCGGCTCGCGGCGCTCGACCAGACGTTGACCACTCAGCCCGATCACGCTCTGGTCGGCACGCTGCGGATTCCCGAGACCCCGGTCAGCCCGGCCCGCAAGATTGCGATGCGCGTGCTGTATGCGCTGGGGGCGCTGTTCGCGGCGGTGGCCATCGTGTACCTGGACCGCAACGGCTATCGCGACGTGCAGGGCAACGCGCTGTCGCTGCTGGACTGCCTGTACTACGCCACGGTGTCGCTGTCGACGACCGGATACGGCGACATCACCCCGTTCACCCCGTCGGCGCGGCTCATCAACGTCCTGGTGATCACGCCGCTTCGTGTCGCCTTCCTCATCGTGTTGATCGGTACGACGGTGGAAACCCTGACCGAGGCCTCGCGTCAGACGCTGAAGATCCAGCAGTGGAGGAGAAGAGTGCGCGATCACACCGTCGTCGTCGGCTACGGCACGAAGGGCAAGACCGCCGTCGCGGCCATGATCGGCGACGGTGCCCAGAGCAACGAGATCGTCATCGTCGACACCGACCGGGCGGCGCTGGATCGCGCCGACAAGGCCGGCCTGGTGACGGTGCACGGCGACGCCAACCGCGCGGACGTGCTCAGGCTGGCGGGTGCGCAGCACGCCACGGCCATCGTCGTCGCCACGAACAACGATCCGACCGCCGTGTTGGTGACGCTGACCGCGCGCGAACTCGCCCCGCGCGCCAAGATCATCGCCTCGATCCGCGAGGCGGAGAACCAGCATCTGCTGCGGCAGTCGGGTGCCGACTCGGTCGTAGTGTCGTCGGAGACCGCGGGGCGGCTGCTCGGCATGGCCGCCAAGACGCCGACGGTCGTCGAGATGATCGAGGACCTCCTCACCCCGGACGCCGGCTTCGCCATCGCCGAGCGCGACGTCACCACGAAGGAGGTGGGGGGCTCGGCTCGGCACCTGCCCGACATCGTGCTCGGCGTCGTGCGGGGCGGGCAGCTGGTGCGGGTCGACGATCCGGAGGTCGATGCCATGGAGCTGGGCGATCGACTGCTCTACATTCGCAACGCGGAAGGAAGCCGTTGA
- the nudC gene encoding NAD(+) diphosphatase: MTTPGAFHLRNVPLLSRVGLLRADELRTDEAALRDGWADALLLRVDRRNQVLISGGQVVLGKASKFSDAPDEHAVFLGRMPDGRHVWAVRSALEGPEDPHAESEVLNLRQAGAIFDDVSSQLVATATALLNWHDSARFSSLDGSPTRAHRAGWARIDPVSGHEDFPRQDPAVICLIHDGHDRAVLARQTVWPERLFSLIAGFVEAGESFESCVVREVAEEIGLDVHDVTYLGSQPWPFPRSLMVGFHAIGDPEQEFVFSDGEIAEAAWFTRDEVRAALADGDWSSESTSRLLLPGSISIAREIIESWAYAE; the protein is encoded by the coding sequence TTGACCACCCCCGGTGCATTTCACCTGCGCAACGTGCCCCTGCTGTCGCGGGTCGGCCTGCTGCGGGCCGACGAATTGCGCACCGACGAGGCGGCGCTGCGCGACGGCTGGGCCGACGCCCTGCTCCTGAGGGTCGACCGGCGCAACCAGGTGCTCATCTCCGGCGGGCAGGTCGTCCTCGGCAAGGCGTCGAAGTTCTCCGACGCACCCGACGAGCACGCCGTCTTCCTCGGGCGGATGCCCGACGGCAGGCACGTGTGGGCGGTCCGCAGCGCGCTGGAGGGTCCGGAGGATCCCCACGCCGAGTCGGAGGTCCTCAACCTGCGGCAGGCGGGTGCCATCTTCGACGACGTCAGTTCGCAGCTGGTCGCCACGGCCACCGCGCTGCTCAACTGGCATGACAGCGCCCGCTTCAGCTCCCTCGACGGTTCGCCGACCAGAGCGCACCGGGCGGGGTGGGCGCGCATCGATCCCGTCAGCGGCCACGAGGACTTCCCACGTCAGGACCCGGCGGTCATCTGCCTGATCCACGACGGGCACGACCGCGCGGTGCTCGCTCGTCAGACGGTGTGGCCGGAGCGTCTCTTCTCCCTCATCGCCGGGTTCGTCGAGGCGGGGGAGTCGTTCGAGTCGTGCGTGGTGCGCGAGGTCGCCGAGGAGATCGGCCTCGACGTCCACGACGTCACCTACCTGGGCAGTCAGCCCTGGCCGTTCCCGCGTTCGCTCATGGTGGGGTTCCACGCCATTGGCGATCCGGAGCAGGAGTTCGTGTTCAGCGACGGCGAGATCGCCGAGGCGGCGTGGTTCACCAGGGACGAGGTGCGCGCGGCGCTGGCCGACGGCGACTGGAGCAGTGAATCCACGTCGCGGCTGCTGCTCCCCGGGTCGATCTCGATCGCCAGGGAGATCATCGAATCCTGGGCGTACGCCGAGTAG